AAGCTCCCTGGGATGCAATGGAGTCTAGGGCTGACTCTGCATCATGGGTTCTGAGCATTCTTGgacacccctccctcttcccgctgcctctctctgcctgcagGGTCTCAAGGCCAGGCCATGTGCGGGCCAGGAGCATAGATGGAGGTCTGGTGCTGAGTCAGGGCTGGGATCCTATCAGCTGGGTATTTACTGAGCAAAGTTCAGCTAGGCAACATTGCGGATCCGGGTTTAATGTATACCCAGGCTTCCGGGCTTTTGATTCAGAGGCCAGGTCTGTAGGGCCCTTATCAATGGATGATAATGGAGTCCCCACGTGTGTCCTAAGGGCCAGTGCTCCTTGCTCCTGGTGGCTGACCCAGGCCTGCCCTCCAAgggcccagggccctgtgctTTAGGCCTTCTGAGTAGGCAGATTGTCACTGCCCAGCCATGGCTGCTTTTGGGCAGCTCTCCCAGGCCAGGAAGAGCCCTGTGTTTTAATGTGGTGCTTTGATAACAAAAGGCAGAGGGAAGCTTCTATCAGAAGCCAGGCTGGGCACTCTCTGGCCTAGGGCACAGGGGTAGCCACTGGGTATTGTTCTGTGTCCTGGGGGCCACGGAATACTGGGGAGCCGTCCATGGCAGCCCATTCCAGAGGTCCAGGAGAGacaaaggaagatgaatggccgCACATTTTAAATAGTCATCCAaccaattaattaataaataatttactgAGCTGTTtatggacatgctacttgggaaGATATAGAGAAATAAAGTACAATATCTCACCTTGAGAAGTTTAAAATCTAGTTTTGGGCATAAGAGACTTATACCAAAAGGATTACTTACATTACCTAGAGGACcgcacatttattgaatgcttactctgTGCATGAGTTTTATACTAAGCACATGCTATAATTTCCATTTACTGTGTCAGTGACTCCTTACAACATTCCTTCAATAAGAAATTTCCCgtaagaggcacagagaggttcagtaacttgccGAGGATCACAGAGCTAGAATGTGCCAAGAACATGTTTTGAAGCTTGTGCCACCTGACTCAGAGTCCTTGCTCTTAGGCTGTCCTTTGCTGCCCCCTATAATGAATACTAACCACGTCTGGAAGTGTttaagaggaaggaggaagtacAGGAGGAAGCAAATTCTGTGGGCTGCAGTGGCCAACCAGGAGGGCTGCACTAGTCTTGGGTCAGGAAGAATCAAAGGGTTGAGGACAGTGAGAGGGAATCCTGACCACGGAATCTCAAgtaaggaggaggaggtgagaaATGCAAGGAACATGGAGAGAAGTCTAGGCAGACCTTATGGCCAAAGTCAGGGTTGATATAGTGGTTAGTGTGCTAAGTGGATAGAAAAATGGTTGAGATCACACTGTGGAGGACTTTTCAATTCCAGACTAGGCTGCCAGGCCTTAATTGCCTGGGTAGAGGGGAGCCATAGAAAGTTTGGGGCAGGAGGAGTGACAACACTGAGAGAAATATTCTAGGAAGCCTCATGTGATCCCCTGCATTAGGCATGACTTAGATGAGCAGGCAGGCccttggggagagtgggcacagTGGGGCAGGGGCTTGTCTGAGGGGACATGAGCACCAGTGACATTGCTTTCTTGCAGCCACAGCTCCAGAacaagccccagccccgccccgGCCATACCAGGGCGTCCGTGTGAAGGAGCCGGTGAAGGAACTGCTCAGGAGGAAGCGTGGCCATGCCAGTGGCGGGGCAGGGGTCACATCTACTGCGGTGAGGGGCCACTGTGGCCAGTGGTGGGCTGGGGTTCGGGGAGCCAAGGGGTAAGGGAAGATTGTACTTCCCTGCTCCATGGGATACTCACTGAGGCCACGAAGGCAGCTCGTTGCTGTGGTGCGGCTGCTGGAGAATGGACGGAGAGTAGAACAAGGCCGCGGTCCCTTGACATGGAATGAGGGGTATGGGCTGGCTGACTTGACCTGTTGAACTAAGATGTTGCCAGGGCACAAGTGAGCAAGTGACACACACATGCTGGTGTGAGTTGGGGGCTCCCCATGGGAAGAGGACAATGCCAGTTCCCTAAATGCACAACTCTCTTGCTAAAGGAAACAGGAATCCCTCAAAAGTATAGGTGGTGATGGCTGGGACATgggttgggtgttttgttctaacAAGAGAAATTCTCCTATGCTCTCCTTCTCTGGGGCTCTCTGGGCTGGTATCCTGCAGAGGTCTAATTGGAGATGGCTTATCACTAATCCTGGTTTTATCTTCTTCCCTTTAGGTGGTGTTGCCACATCAGCCCCTGGCGACCTACACCACAGTGGGTAAGAGCTCCCCTCAGCCCTGGCCTCCTCCAGGCCCTTCACCTGGGTGACACCAGCAGCCCTGTAATTTCCTTCTCCCCACAGGTCCTTCCTGCCTTGACATGGAGGTCTCTGCATCCACAGTATCAGAGGAGGGGGCTCTGTGTGCTGGCTGGCTTTCCCAACCCGCCCCAgccaccctccagcccctggccccatGGACGCCCTACACTGAGTATGTGTCCCATGAGGCTGTCAGCTGCCCCTACTCAGCTGACATGTATGTGCAGCCCATGTGCCCCAGCTACACAGTAGTGGGGCCCTCCTCCGTGCTGACTTACGCCTCCCAGCCGCTCATCACTAATGTCACGGTATGTCACACAAAGGCATTGCTGCTCCAACTCATGCAGAGGGCACCCTTTAGAATGTGGGCTGACTTTCTGACCCCTGATCTTCCTTGCTATTGATTCCCAGGATAACTAGGTCATCTAAGCCTACCCTGTGTACCAGGGAGGCCTGCTTTTATCCTCACTGACCTAAAATACCTTTCACAAAGGAGGCTTATAGCCTCCCTTGTCATGCCCAGTGCTGCTGTGGGTTGGGACAGGGCTCCCCTTCTCTTCCCTAAACCTCCTTGGCTGCTCCAAAAGCAGGGCATCTCGTTCACAGGTCTAAGCTTTCAGTGAATGGAGTACAAAGTGAGATCTGGGTGGGGTCTCATGCCAGAGCCATCATTTTCTTTCTATGTATCTAAGATAACTTAGAGGGTGATAGTTCACTTAACAAAGGGATTGTCCAGAAGATTTTTAGGCTAAGCAACAGGTGAcacaactttgtagaaaatgaCTTTTGATGGAGTGAGACCCACATGCAGTATAATATTTTGCATACCACCTCTAGTGTCAGACTGCCCAAGttcaaatcctcaccccttcaCTTACgacctgtgtgatcttgggctgAGTGATGtaatttctctgagcttcagtgtcctcatctgtgaaatgggaatactAACATGATGTCAGGATCAAATGGGACCCTGCATGTTTAGGGCTTAGCATAGTTCCTGGCATACAGAATGCACTCAAGAAATGTTAGTTATTATGATTATCTTAAAAATGACCCACAACATTAACCAAGGGTTGCCTTCAAGTGCCGGACGGGAAAGAATGGGCCTGCTACCTCAGgaatggagaaaggaagagaaatagttTCATGTGAATGGTACCAGTCCAGCTGAAGGAATAGGAATTCCCCAAGTGTTCAGAGGAGAGCAGGCCTGTGAGTACAGCTATATGTGGCCCCCATCCAAGGAAAGCTGTAGGAGGCAGTGCTGGGGCCCTGTGAGTAGTTGCAGAGCTCCTACTTGATGGTGAAGCTTGCTTTGGTTCCCCATGTCCCCTCCATCTCCCCCAAGGGTCCAGTGTTGCCCTGATGCGCCAGCCCTTCAAGCACTATCCAGGCATGGCCCTGAGGAGCCCTCCCCCACCCGGCCCACCTGGCTGCCAGCAAACCAGTTGTGGTGCTGACAGATGGTAGACAGGAAGGAGTTAGCTCAACACCTTTTCCTGGGAACTCATTGCCATATCAGGGGGCCTTGGGTGGTGGTGGAGAATGGGGTGGACATAATAGTTCCCAGTTATTTCAATCCCaaggatttttttcattgtttatcctttcatcagCCACCCCACCTTCTGCTTTGAAAGGTTCTGCATATCAAACTGTAtgtattaagaaataatttatttgttttgccACTTTGTAAATTAACT
This portion of the Manis javanica isolate MJ-LG chromosome 6, MJ_LKY, whole genome shotgun sequence genome encodes:
- the POU2AF1 gene encoding POU domain class 2-associating factor 1 → MLWQKPTAPEQAPAPPRPYQGVRVKEPVKELLRRKRGHASGGAGVTSTAVVLPHQPLATYTTVGPSCLDMEVSASTVSEEGALCAGWLSQPAPATLQPLAPWTPYTEYVSHEAVSCPYSADMYVQPMCPSYTVVGPSSVLTYASQPLITNVTTRAAATPTVGPQLEGPEHQAPLTYFPWPQPLSTLPTSTLQYQPPAPALPGPQFVQFPISIPEPALQDMEDPRRPVSSLTIDKLLLEEEDNDGYTLNNPLSVEGF